One Bradyrhizobium manausense DNA segment encodes these proteins:
- the dut gene encoding dUTP diphosphatase — MSSKVTVELQRLPHSEGLPLPAYQTAEAAGLDLMAAVPEGEPMTLAPGQYALVPTGLAIALPPGHEAQVRPRSGLAAKHGVTVLNTPGTIDADYRGEIKVILINHGAAPFVIKRGERIAQMVIAPVLQAALVPVATLSSTDRGAGGFGSTGR, encoded by the coding sequence TTGAGCAGCAAAGTCACGGTCGAACTGCAACGCCTGCCCCATTCGGAAGGCCTGCCGTTGCCGGCCTACCAGACCGCAGAGGCCGCCGGCCTCGATTTGATGGCGGCGGTGCCGGAAGGCGAGCCGATGACGCTCGCACCAGGCCAATATGCGCTGGTGCCGACGGGCCTCGCGATCGCCCTGCCGCCAGGACATGAGGCGCAGGTGCGGCCCCGCTCCGGGCTTGCGGCCAAGCACGGCGTCACCGTGCTCAACACGCCCGGCACCATCGACGCCGATTACCGCGGCGAGATCAAGGTGATCCTGATCAACCACGGCGCCGCTCCTTTCGTGATCAAGCGCGGCGAGCGCATCGCGCAGATGGTGATTGCGCCGGTGCTCCAGGCCGCGCTGGTTCCAGTTGCGACGCTGTCCTCGACCGATCGCGGCGCCGGCGGTTTCGGGTCGACGGGGCGCTAG
- the coaBC gene encoding bifunctional phosphopantothenoylcysteine decarboxylase/phosphopantothenate--cysteine ligase CoaBC, whose protein sequence is MASLTIRKLDDAVKAYLRLRSAKNHRSVEEEVRVILRELIEGREEPLTPFAVPPEASPAPASLRPGAVPEASVTLIIGGGIAAFKSLDLIRRLKERRIEVRCVLTKAAEQFVTPLSVSALSHERVYTDLFDPQSEFDAGHIRLARDCDLIVVAPATADLMAKMANGHADDLASAILLATNRKVLIAPAMNPLMWNNAATRRNVAQLQRDGILFIGPNSGEMAEAGEAGVGRMSEAIEIASAAEKLLRPPLPRPLAGKRVLITAGPTHEPIDPVRYIANRSSGKQGFAIAAAAQAAGAEVILVSGPVDLGNPAGVTVKRVESARQMLEQVQSALPADIAIFAAAVADWRVVNEGEQKLKKTSAGMPPLQLVENPDILATISKLTDKRPPLVVGFAAETEHLIDNAKTKLARKGCDWIVANDVSPATGVMGGDRNTVHLISRNAANNGEITVDSWPVMTKEQVAIELVAHIVKSMTDTSLEPAS, encoded by the coding sequence ATGGCAAGCCTGACCATCCGCAAGCTCGACGATGCCGTCAAAGCCTATTTGCGGCTGCGCTCGGCCAAGAACCACAGGTCGGTCGAGGAAGAGGTCCGGGTCATCCTCAGGGAGTTGATCGAAGGCCGCGAGGAGCCCCTGACACCGTTTGCGGTGCCGCCCGAAGCATCCCCTGCGCCGGCTTCGCTGCGCCCCGGCGCTGTCCCTGAGGCCAGCGTCACCCTGATCATCGGCGGCGGCATTGCGGCCTTCAAGTCGCTCGACCTGATCCGCAGGCTGAAGGAGCGGCGCATCGAGGTTCGCTGCGTGCTGACCAAGGCCGCCGAGCAATTCGTCACGCCACTCTCGGTCAGCGCCCTCTCCCATGAGCGCGTCTACACGGATTTGTTCGATCCGCAGAGCGAGTTCGACGCCGGGCATATTCGCCTCGCGCGCGACTGCGACCTGATCGTGGTGGCGCCGGCCACCGCCGATTTGATGGCGAAGATGGCCAACGGCCATGCCGACGATCTCGCCAGCGCGATCCTGCTCGCGACCAATCGCAAGGTGCTGATCGCGCCGGCGATGAATCCGCTGATGTGGAACAACGCCGCAACCCGCCGCAACGTCGCGCAGCTTCAGCGCGACGGCATCCTTTTCATCGGCCCCAATTCGGGCGAGATGGCCGAAGCGGGCGAAGCCGGCGTCGGCCGCATGTCGGAGGCCATCGAGATCGCCAGCGCCGCCGAGAAGCTGTTGCGACCGCCACTGCCACGCCCACTCGCCGGCAAGCGCGTGCTGATCACCGCGGGTCCGACGCACGAGCCGATCGATCCGGTGCGCTACATCGCCAACCGCTCCTCCGGCAAACAGGGTTTTGCGATTGCAGCCGCAGCCCAAGCTGCCGGCGCCGAAGTGATCTTGGTCAGCGGCCCCGTGGACCTCGGCAATCCCGCCGGCGTGACGGTGAAGCGCGTGGAATCCGCGCGGCAGATGCTGGAGCAGGTGCAATCAGCGCTTCCCGCCGACATCGCAATCTTCGCCGCCGCGGTTGCCGACTGGCGCGTCGTCAACGAAGGCGAACAGAAGCTGAAGAAGACATCGGCCGGCATGCCGCCGCTTCAGCTGGTCGAGAACCCAGACATCCTCGCCACGATCTCCAAGCTCACCGACAAGCGTCCGCCGCTGGTGGTCGGCTTTGCCGCCGAGACCGAGCACCTCATCGACAACGCCAAGACCAAGCTCGCCCGCAAGGGCTGCGACTGGATCGTCGCCAACGACGTCTCACCCGCCACCGGCGTGATGGGCGGCGACCGCAACACCGTGCACCTCATCAGCAGGAATGCTGCGAACAACGGCGAGATCACGGTTGATTCCTGGCCGGTGATGACCAAGGAACAGGTCGCCATCGAACTGGTCGCGCATATCGTGAAAAGCATGACCGACACATCCCTGGAGCCGGCATCTTGA
- a CDS encoding PAS domain-containing sensor histidine kinase, with the protein MSGVIVSMRRTLLSCTSLVRNGLLGGALAALLPAEPAKASDKAADLVDTLSILLDFNRQELAVLATALALLGFTVLAAILLMRTRVRTARNETALRGRIRELQLQTDRFGALLFAEPQVLISWPAGDDRAQISGDISMVLPRDSSPQRVLAFGTWLPPEPALQMDHAVDGLRERGDGFQLTLTTANGHTLEAIGRAIGGQAIVRIRELSGLRRDLAETNLRYKALSDETEMLRGFATAAPWPIWARGENGALIFANPAYVRATEATSVADAQERKLELLDSADRGAMERSLKDAAHFTSRLPIVIGGERRMFDVRSVNVGRGSVGVAIDASEADALSAALVRMADAHRRTLDQLSSGVAVFDGQRRLAFYNDSYRRLWDLDRTFLDAHPDDSSVLDQLRAARKLQEQPDFRAWKAKLHEAYRAVEAAKDTWYLPDGRALSVVTTPNPEGGVTYLFDDVTESLELARRFDGMIRVQRETLDSLAEGVAVFGSNGKAQLFNPAFVRMWKLSNDAMREEPHIQTVEGWCQQLFDEPAVWRQIREAITSIENRADVPLKLERKDGSVLDGMIRPLPDGATMLTFLDITDTENVERALRERNEALETADQMKVDFVHHVSYELRSPLTTIIGFAHFLSDPSTGPLTPKQAEYLDYVTKSTNALLALTNNILDLATIDAGAMKLELGPVDVSKTIELAAEGIQDRLATDRIRLKVEIAPDVGSFVGDEKRVVQVLYNLLANAVGFSPQDSTVGISARRNERSVVFIVTDSGPGIPADMKDKVFNWFESRSQGSRHRGAGLGLSLVRSFVELHGGKVQVDSVVGKGTVVICDFPTDQAAHRDAAE; encoded by the coding sequence ATGTCAGGCGTGATCGTGTCGATGCGTCGGACGCTGCTGTCGTGCACTTCGCTGGTGCGCAACGGCTTGTTGGGAGGCGCTCTCGCAGCGCTGCTGCCGGCCGAGCCGGCCAAAGCTTCCGACAAGGCCGCCGACCTGGTCGACACACTCTCGATATTGCTGGATTTCAACCGGCAGGAACTCGCGGTGCTGGCCACCGCGCTGGCGTTGCTCGGCTTCACGGTCCTGGCGGCGATCCTGCTGATGCGCACGCGCGTGCGCACCGCCAGGAACGAGACGGCGTTGCGCGGGCGGATCCGGGAACTCCAGCTGCAGACCGACCGCTTCGGTGCGCTGCTGTTCGCCGAGCCGCAGGTGCTGATCTCCTGGCCGGCCGGCGATGATCGCGCGCAGATCTCGGGCGATATCTCCATGGTGCTGCCGCGCGATTCGTCGCCGCAGCGCGTGCTCGCCTTCGGAACCTGGCTGCCGCCGGAACCGGCGCTGCAAATGGATCACGCCGTCGACGGCTTGCGCGAACGCGGCGACGGCTTCCAGCTCACGCTGACCACCGCCAATGGCCACACGCTGGAAGCGATCGGCCGCGCGATCGGCGGCCAGGCCATTGTCCGGATTCGCGAATTATCGGGCCTGCGGCGCGACTTGGCCGAGACCAATCTACGCTACAAGGCGCTCTCCGACGAAACCGAGATGCTGCGCGGCTTCGCGACTGCCGCGCCATGGCCGATCTGGGCGAGAGGCGAGAACGGCGCGCTGATCTTCGCCAATCCGGCCTATGTCCGCGCCACGGAAGCGACCAGTGTCGCGGACGCCCAGGAGCGCAAGCTCGAGCTGCTCGACAGCGCCGATCGCGGCGCGATGGAGCGCAGCCTGAAGGACGCAGCTCACTTCACCTCCCGGCTGCCGATCGTGATCGGCGGCGAGCGGCGCATGTTTGACGTGCGCTCCGTCAATGTCGGCCGTGGCAGTGTCGGCGTCGCGATCGATGCATCCGAAGCGGATGCGCTGAGCGCGGCACTGGTGCGGATGGCGGATGCGCACCGCCGCACGCTCGACCAGCTCTCGTCCGGTGTGGCTGTGTTCGACGGCCAGCGGCGGCTCGCCTTCTACAACGATTCCTACCGCCGGCTGTGGGATCTCGACCGTACCTTCCTCGACGCCCATCCGGACGATTCCAGCGTGCTCGACCAGCTCCGCGCCGCGCGCAAATTGCAGGAGCAGCCGGACTTCCGCGCCTGGAAGGCCAAGCTGCACGAGGCCTATCGTGCGGTCGAGGCCGCCAAGGACACCTGGTACCTGCCCGACGGCCGCGCGCTTTCGGTCGTCACGACGCCCAATCCCGAAGGCGGCGTCACCTATCTGTTCGACGACGTCACCGAGAGCCTCGAGCTTGCCCGCCGTTTCGACGGCATGATCCGGGTCCAGCGCGAGACGCTGGACAGCCTCGCCGAGGGCGTCGCCGTGTTCGGCAGCAACGGCAAGGCGCAACTGTTCAATCCGGCGTTCGTGCGGATGTGGAAGCTGTCGAACGACGCCATGCGCGAGGAGCCGCATATCCAGACCGTCGAAGGCTGGTGCCAGCAGCTGTTCGACGAGCCCGCGGTTTGGCGCCAGATCCGCGAGGCCATCACCTCGATCGAGAACCGCGCCGACGTGCCGCTGAAGCTCGAGCGCAAGGACGGCAGCGTGCTCGACGGCATGATCCGTCCGCTGCCCGATGGCGCGACCATGCTGACCTTCCTCGACATCACCGACACCGAGAATGTCGAGCGCGCGCTGCGCGAACGCAACGAGGCGCTGGAGACCGCCGACCAGATGAAGGTGGATTTCGTCCACCACGTCTCCTACGAGTTGCGCTCCCCGCTCACCACCATCATCGGCTTCGCGCACTTCCTCAGCGATCCCTCGACCGGACCGCTGACACCGAAGCAGGCCGAATATCTCGACTACGTCACCAAATCGACCAATGCGCTGCTGGCGCTGACCAACAACATCCTCGATCTCGCCACCATCGACGCCGGCGCCATGAAGCTGGAGCTCGGCCCGGTCGATGTCAGCAAGACCATCGAGCTCGCCGCCGAAGGTATCCAGGACCGGCTCGCCACCGACCGCATCCGCCTCAAGGTCGAGATCGCGCCCGATGTCGGCAGCTTCGTCGGCGACGAGAAGCGCGTGGTGCAGGTGCTCTATAACCTGCTCGCCAACGCCGTCGGCTTCTCGCCGCAGGATTCCACCGTCGGGATCAGCGCACGCCGCAACGAGCGCAGCGTGGTCTTCATTGTGACAGATTCCGGACCTGGAATACCCGCCGACATGAAGGACAAGGTGTTCAACTGGTTCGAAAGCCGCTCGCAGGGCTCGCGTCATCGCGGCGCCGGGCTCGGGCTGTCGCTGGTGCGCTCCTTCGTCGAGCTGCATGGCGGCAAGGTGCAGGTGGATTCGGTCGTCGGCAAAGGCACGGTCGTGATCTGCGATTTCCCGACCGACCAGGCGGCGCATCGCGACGCCGCCGAATGA